The following are encoded together in the Flavobacterium sp. TR2 genome:
- a CDS encoding very short patch repair endonuclease, with protein sequence MDRLTPEQRRKTMQAIKSTATKGEVRLAKALWKLGHRYRKNNKKVFGRPDLTFAKYKIAIFVDSEFFHGKNWDTEQLRIKTNREYWIPKIERNIQRDEEVNAFLIAENWTVLRFWSKDIEKHLEVCLAKIEGAIMLLSI encoded by the coding sequence ATGGATAGATTAACTCCCGAACAGAGGAGGAAAACTATGCAGGCGATAAAAAGCACTGCTACAAAAGGTGAAGTAAGGCTTGCTAAAGCTTTATGGAAATTAGGTCACAGATACCGAAAAAACAATAAAAAGGTATTTGGCAGGCCTGATCTTACTTTTGCCAAATATAAAATTGCCATTTTTGTTGACAGCGAATTTTTTCATGGGAAAAATTGGGATACAGAACAGCTCAGAATTAAAACAAATCGGGAATACTGGATTCCGAAAATAGAGAGAAATATACAGCGGGATGAGGAGGTCAACGCTTTCTTAATTGCTGAAAATTGGACCGTTTTGAGGTTTTGGAGCAAAGATATTGAGAAACACCTTGAGGTTTGTCTGGCAAAAATTGAAGGAGCAATTATGCTTTTGAGTATTTAA
- a CDS encoding DeoR/GlpR family DNA-binding transcription regulator, whose protein sequence is MSTENEVLNYSKEERKNHILKEINLHTRVSFETLSAKLGVSEDTVRRDINELDAESLIIKVKGGAMTKGYHYSSLNQTYAVEAKQVIAQKAVDLLHDGMVLIVDGGTTIREFIRLIPNDLNLTVFTITALTAVQLLDKPNIKTIMIGGSISSYSQMCVSGEAFHQLASIKADLLVLGTNALDIDGGYSDSDWETVQVKKAMINASKKTAVLTITEKLNTVLKMKIANLSDINYVITEVEPTHAKLKSYKTAVPSLVVV, encoded by the coding sequence ATGAGCACTGAAAATGAAGTTTTAAATTACAGTAAAGAAGAACGTAAAAATCATATTCTAAAAGAGATCAACCTGCATACGCGTGTTAGTTTTGAAACTCTTTCGGCTAAACTTGGTGTTTCTGAAGATACTGTGCGACGTGATATAAACGAACTTGACGCCGAATCGCTTATCATCAAAGTAAAAGGCGGCGCGATGACCAAAGGATATCACTACTCTTCGTTGAATCAGACTTATGCTGTAGAAGCCAAACAGGTTATTGCCCAAAAAGCAGTCGATCTTCTTCATGATGGTATGGTTTTAATTGTTGATGGAGGAACAACCATCCGCGAGTTTATCCGATTAATACCAAATGATCTTAATCTGACCGTTTTTACGATCACCGCTTTGACTGCAGTGCAGCTTTTAGATAAGCCAAACATCAAAACCATTATGATTGGCGGAAGCATTTCTTCTTACAGCCAGATGTGTGTGAGCGGGGAAGCTTTTCATCAATTAGCCAGCATAAAAGCCGATCTCTTGGTTTTAGGAACAAATGCGCTTGATATAGATGGAGGCTATTCTGATTCTGATTGGGAAACGGTTCAGGTAAAAAAAGCCATGATTAATGCTTCTAAAAAAACAGCGGTCCTGACTATTACAGAGAAATTGAATACCGTTCTTAAAATGAAAATTGCCAATTTGTCTGATATAAATTATGTAATTACAGAGGTAGAGCCGACTCATGCAAAACTAAAATCTTATAAAACCGCTGTTCCGAGTCTTGTTGTTGTCTAA
- a CDS encoding nitrilase family protein, with translation MRIALIQTDLFWQNAGKNRENFDSKINEISSQVDLIVLPEMFSTGFTMDASEVAETMQGETIEWMKLKAKQKNAAITGSVVITENGKYYNRMFFVFPSGEIQYYDKRHSFSLAGEDKVYTRGDQKVIVNYLDWKICLQICYDLRFPVFVRNAENYDLILYVANWPKVRTNAWDALLKARAIENLSYVIGVNRIGNDAHDYEHIGHSQAIDFLGNYILEPQEKNGVFVVELDKNTMYETRKKLDFLSDRDQFEIKF, from the coding sequence ATGAGAATTGCTTTAATTCAAACCGATCTTTTTTGGCAGAATGCCGGTAAAAACAGAGAAAACTTTGATTCCAAAATCAATGAAATTAGTTCGCAAGTAGATTTGATCGTGCTTCCAGAAATGTTTTCTACAGGATTTACTATGGATGCTTCGGAAGTTGCCGAAACCATGCAGGGCGAAACGATCGAATGGATGAAGCTGAAAGCAAAGCAAAAAAATGCAGCGATTACAGGAAGTGTTGTCATTACAGAAAATGGAAAATATTACAATAGAATGTTTTTTGTTTTTCCTTCTGGCGAAATTCAATATTACGATAAAAGACATTCTTTTTCTCTCGCAGGCGAAGACAAGGTGTATACGCGTGGAGATCAAAAAGTAATTGTAAATTATCTGGATTGGAAAATATGCCTTCAGATTTGCTACGATTTGAGATTTCCGGTTTTTGTTCGAAATGCAGAAAATTACGACCTGATTTTGTATGTGGCTAATTGGCCAAAAGTGCGTACCAATGCTTGGGATGCTTTGCTAAAAGCTCGAGCAATAGAAAATCTTTCTTATGTAATTGGAGTTAACAGAATAGGGAACGATGCTCACGATTATGAACATATCGGCCATTCGCAGGCGATAGATTTCTTAGGTAATTATATTTTAGAGCCACAAGAAAAAAATGGTGTCTTTGTCGTAGAATTGGACAAAAACACCATGTATGAAACGCGTAAAAAATTAGACTTTTTAAGCGATAGAGATCAGTTTGAAATCAAGTTTTAG
- a CDS encoding fumarate reductase/succinate dehydrogenase flavoprotein subunit, with the protein MALDSKIPNGPIADKWTNYKDHINLVNPANKRNLDIIVVGTGLAGGSAAATLAELGYNVKAFCFQDSPRRAHSIAAQGGINAAKNYKGDGDSTYRLFYDTVKGGDYRAREANVYRLAEVSANIIDQCVAQGVPLAREYGGLLDNRSFGGTLVSRTFYAQGQTGQQLLLGAYSAMNRQIGRGKIKMYNRHEMLDIVIVNGKARGIIARNLITGEIERHSAHAVVIGSGGYGNVFFLSTNAMGSNATAAWKIHKKGAFFANPCYTQIHPTCIPVSGDHQSKLTLMSESLRNDGRIWVPKKIEDAQAIREGKKKAIDLSEEERDYFLERRYPAFGNLVPRDVASRAAKERCDAGFGVNKTGEAVYLDFAAAIERYGKEAAHVKGLNENDKALVTKLGTDIVKSKYGNLFQMYLKIVDEDPYVTPMMIYPAVHYTMGGTWVDYNLMTTIPGCFSIGESNFSDHGANRLGASALMQGLADGYFVLPYTIGDYLAPDIKMGPISTDLPEFVEAEKAVVDQINKFINNNGKHSVDYFHKKLGKIMWNKVGMARNAKGLTEAIEEIAALREEFYRDVKVPGNANEFNQELEKATRVADFLELGELFAKDALHRNESCGGHFREEYQTEEGEALRDDENFAYVAAWEYKGKPSDAVLHKEPLNYENIKLVQRSYK; encoded by the coding sequence ATGGCATTAGATTCAAAAATTCCAAATGGTCCTATTGCGGACAAATGGACAAATTATAAAGATCATATTAATTTAGTAAATCCGGCTAACAAACGTAACTTAGATATTATTGTTGTTGGTACAGGTTTGGCTGGAGGTTCGGCTGCGGCTACTTTGGCTGAGTTAGGATATAACGTAAAAGCATTCTGCTTCCAAGATTCTCCACGTCGTGCGCACTCGATCGCTGCACAAGGAGGTATCAACGCGGCAAAAAACTATAAAGGTGACGGTGACTCAACTTACAGATTGTTTTATGATACTGTAAAAGGAGGCGATTACCGTGCACGTGAGGCAAACGTATATCGTTTGGCTGAAGTTTCTGCTAACATTATTGACCAATGTGTGGCTCAAGGGGTGCCATTGGCTCGTGAATACGGCGGACTTTTAGATAACCGTTCTTTTGGAGGAACTTTAGTTTCTCGTACATTCTACGCACAAGGACAAACTGGACAGCAATTGTTGTTAGGAGCTTATTCTGCAATGAACCGTCAGATTGGCCGTGGAAAAATTAAAATGTACAACCGTCACGAAATGCTTGACATTGTAATCGTGAATGGAAAAGCGAGAGGGATTATCGCTCGTAACTTAATCACTGGAGAAATAGAAAGACATTCTGCTCACGCGGTAGTAATTGGTTCTGGAGGATACGGAAACGTATTTTTCCTTTCAACAAATGCTATGGGAAGTAACGCAACAGCAGCTTGGAAAATTCATAAAAAAGGAGCATTTTTCGCAAATCCTTGTTACACGCAAATTCACCCAACTTGTATTCCAGTTTCAGGAGATCACCAGTCTAAATTGACTTTGATGTCTGAATCTTTACGTAATGACGGTCGTATTTGGGTACCAAAGAAAATTGAAGATGCTCAGGCAATCCGTGAAGGAAAGAAAAAAGCAATTGATTTATCTGAAGAAGAAAGAGATTATTTCTTGGAAAGAAGATATCCTGCTTTTGGTAACTTGGTTCCTCGTGACGTTGCGTCTCGTGCGGCTAAAGAAAGATGTGATGCTGGTTTTGGTGTTAACAAAACTGGAGAAGCAGTTTATCTTGATTTTGCGGCGGCTATCGAACGTTACGGAAAAGAAGCTGCTCACGTAAAAGGATTGAATGAAAATGACAAAGCTTTAGTTACTAAATTAGGAACTGATATCGTGAAAAGTAAATATGGAAACTTATTCCAAATGTACTTGAAAATCGTTGACGAAGATCCGTATGTAACGCCAATGATGATTTACCCGGCAGTTCACTACACAATGGGTGGAACATGGGTTGATTATAACTTAATGACTACAATTCCTGGATGTTTCTCAATTGGAGAATCTAACTTCTCTGACCACGGAGCAAACAGACTTGGAGCTTCTGCTTTAATGCAAGGTTTAGCTGATGGATACTTCGTATTGCCATACACTATCGGAGATTATTTAGCTCCAGATATTAAAATGGGACCAATTTCTACAGACTTGCCAGAATTCGTTGAAGCTGAGAAAGCAGTTGTAGATCAAATCAATAAATTTATCAATAACAACGGTAAACATTCTGTAGATTATTTCCACAAAAAACTTGGAAAGATCATGTGGAATAAAGTAGGTATGGCTCGTAATGCTAAAGGTTTAACTGAGGCTATCGAAGAAATTGCTGCTTTACGTGAAGAGTTTTATAGAGATGTAAAAGTTCCTGGAAACGCTAACGAATTTAATCAGGAATTGGAAAAAGCGACTCGTGTTGCCGATTTCTTAGAATTAGGAGAATTGTTTGCAAAAGATGCTTTACACCGTAACGAATCTTGTGGTGGTCACTTCCGTGAGGAGTATCAGACAGAAGAAGGAGAAGCACTTCGTGACGACGAAAACTTTGCATACGTTGCAGCTTGGGAATACAAAGGAAAACCAAGTGATGCAGTGTTGCACAAAGAACCTCTTAATTACGAAAACATTAAATTAGTTCAAAGAAGTTATAAATAA
- a CDS encoding family 20 glycosylhydrolase produces MKKFLFLFFTLSFLNGNAQNSQQNTTIIPAPNLYQLTGDSIRINGKIEVLFKNKNYSEKELKSAEILESAFNSKSNPKKSNIKIELNSDVNFKSKESYKIEIASNKISVSGKEEGLFYAIQSLLQLLPNRPSGTEIKIPCLIIEDSPRYSYRGLHLDVCRHFFSVDVIKDFIRQMSCYKLNNFHWHLTDDQGWRIEIKKYPKLTEIGSKRAETLVGNKFERSPFFFDGNPYGGFYTQEEIKDVVKFAEDHYVNIIPEIEMPGHASAAVTAYPNLACFPDRNYKVATSWGVFEDVFCAGKDETFTFLEDVLTEVMVLFPSKNIHVGGDECPKTRWKACPNCQKRIKDLGLKDEHELQSYFIKRIEKFLNANGRQIFGWDEILEGGLAPNAAVMSWRGESGGIHAAKLKHPVVMTPEATVYFDYNQGYSPNEPLTVGRLSTLEKVYHYNPTPVDSLNVEEQKYILGVQANLWSEYLTNAAKLNYMLYPRVFALAEIAWTEPQNKNYNHFIQNQLPYHLEKLEAASRLYKVPTPFGADETALIASKYILEVKPTIKNGKIFYTIDGYNPDETANLYQNPVTVNIPKGEYRVIKTIQISESGKRSSINKIIVRNSDQKPSLAIQPKKKGLKYEYFTGTFKQTQDLELSKPVNSGILEGKISAEKWKTKLERYIGLKFSGYVFIPETGNYTFSTLSDDGSKLFIDDELIGDNDGLHWMNEAYGAVKLEKGVHKLNISYFDLTGGTALKCFIQKEGQKKEEISASQLFYE; encoded by the coding sequence ATGAAAAAATTCCTCTTTTTATTTTTCACCCTTTCTTTTTTGAACGGAAATGCTCAAAATTCCCAGCAGAATACAACCATAATTCCCGCTCCGAATTTGTATCAGCTGACGGGCGACAGCATTCGGATAAATGGAAAAATTGAGGTTCTTTTTAAAAACAAAAATTATAGCGAAAAGGAATTAAAATCGGCTGAAATTTTAGAATCGGCATTCAACTCAAAATCCAATCCCAAAAAATCAAATATCAAAATTGAACTTAATTCAGATGTAAATTTCAAATCAAAAGAGAGCTATAAAATTGAAATTGCCTCGAACAAAATTTCAGTTTCAGGAAAAGAAGAAGGGCTTTTTTATGCTATCCAATCTTTATTGCAGCTTCTTCCAAACAGGCCTTCGGGGACAGAAATTAAAATTCCGTGCCTAATCATCGAAGATTCGCCCCGATATTCTTACCGAGGCTTGCATTTAGACGTTTGCCGCCATTTTTTCTCTGTTGATGTCATAAAAGATTTTATCAGACAAATGTCTTGTTATAAGCTAAACAACTTTCATTGGCACTTAACAGACGATCAAGGATGGAGAATTGAGATTAAAAAATACCCAAAACTTACAGAAATCGGTTCAAAAAGAGCAGAGACTTTAGTCGGCAATAAATTTGAAAGATCGCCATTCTTTTTTGACGGAAATCCATACGGCGGATTTTATACTCAGGAAGAAATTAAAGACGTAGTGAAATTTGCCGAAGATCATTATGTAAATATTATTCCAGAAATCGAAATGCCAGGTCACGCCTCGGCAGCTGTTACAGCTTATCCGAATTTGGCTTGTTTTCCGGACCGAAATTATAAAGTTGCAACATCATGGGGTGTTTTTGAAGATGTTTTCTGCGCAGGAAAAGACGAAACTTTTACTTTTTTAGAAGATGTTTTGACAGAAGTGATGGTTCTTTTTCCGAGTAAAAACATTCATGTTGGCGGAGACGAATGTCCAAAAACCAGATGGAAAGCTTGTCCGAATTGCCAAAAGCGAATTAAAGATCTCGGTCTAAAAGACGAACACGAACTGCAAAGCTATTTTATTAAAAGAATTGAAAAATTTCTGAATGCGAATGGAAGACAGATTTTTGGCTGGGATGAAATCTTAGAAGGCGGATTGGCGCCAAACGCAGCTGTGATGTCTTGGCGCGGAGAATCGGGCGGGATTCATGCGGCAAAATTAAAACATCCAGTCGTAATGACTCCAGAAGCAACGGTCTATTTTGATTATAACCAAGGCTATTCGCCAAACGAACCGCTTACTGTTGGCAGATTAAGCACTTTAGAAAAAGTCTATCATTACAACCCGACTCCCGTTGACAGTTTAAATGTCGAAGAACAAAAATATATTCTTGGAGTTCAAGCTAATCTTTGGTCAGAATATTTAACAAATGCGGCGAAATTAAATTATATGCTTTATCCTCGAGTTTTTGCCTTGGCTGAAATTGCTTGGACCGAACCTCAAAACAAAAACTACAATCATTTCATTCAAAACCAGCTGCCTTATCATTTAGAAAAATTAGAAGCAGCAAGCAGATTATACAAAGTTCCAACGCCTTTTGGTGCAGATGAAACAGCTTTAATTGCATCAAAATATATTTTGGAGGTAAAACCGACCATTAAAAACGGAAAGATCTTTTACACGATTGACGGTTACAATCCTGATGAAACGGCAAACCTTTACCAAAATCCCGTGACAGTAAATATCCCAAAGGGAGAATATCGAGTTATCAAAACGATTCAAATTAGCGAAAGCGGAAAAAGAAGTTCCATCAACAAAATCATTGTTAGAAATTCGGATCAAAAACCTTCACTTGCGATCCAGCCAAAGAAAAAGGGTTTGAAATACGAGTATTTTACAGGAACGTTTAAACAAACACAAGATCTAGAACTTTCAAAACCTGTCAATTCGGGAATTTTAGAAGGCAAAATCAGTGCAGAAAAATGGAAAACGAAATTAGAGCGCTATATCGGCTTAAAATTTAGCGGATATGTCTTTATACCAGAAACGGGAAATTATACTTTTTCGACACTTTCAGATGACGGATCAAAGCTTTTTATAGACGATGAATTAATTGGGGACAACGATGGCCTTCATTGGATGAACGAAGCTTATGGCGCTGTTAAACTAGAAAAGGGGGTTCACAAACTCAACATCAGCTATTTTGATTTAACTGGCGGTACAGCTTTAAAATGCTTTATTCAAAAAGAAGGACAGAAGAAAGAAGAAATTAGCGCTTCACAATTGTTCTATGAATAG
- a CDS encoding succinate dehydrogenase cytochrome b subunit gives MAQSALLNASILKKVAMALSGIFLITFLALHVSLNFISIISEDVFNEASHFMGYNPLIQYVMQPILAFGVIFHFVMGFILTAQNSAARPIAYAKYNGAANASWSSRNMIISGLVILAFLGLHFYDFWFPEVTYKYIAGTAPDATRYYGELVHKFHDPIRTALYCVSFILLGFHLWHGFASSLQSVGMYNKYSRFLAKVGYWFAVVVPALFVIIALFHHFNN, from the coding sequence ATGGCACAATCTGCACTATTGAATGCTTCCATTTTAAAGAAAGTAGCTATGGCTCTTTCGGGAATATTCTTAATCACGTTTTTAGCGCTGCATGTTTCCTTAAATTTTATCTCTATTATTAGTGAAGACGTTTTTAACGAGGCTTCTCACTTTATGGGATACAATCCGCTGATTCAGTATGTAATGCAGCCAATTTTGGCATTCGGAGTAATTTTCCACTTCGTAATGGGATTTATTCTGACGGCTCAAAACAGCGCGGCAAGACCAATTGCATACGCAAAATACAATGGAGCAGCAAACGCTTCTTGGAGTTCTAGAAATATGATTATTTCTGGATTGGTTATTTTGGCTTTCTTAGGATTGCATTTTTATGATTTCTGGTTTCCTGAAGTTACCTACAAATATATTGCAGGTACAGCACCAGATGCTACAAGGTATTATGGTGAGTTAGTTCACAAATTCCACGATCCAATTCGTACGGCATTGTACTGTGTGTCATTTATCCTTTTAGGATTCCACTTATGGCACGGGTTTGCATCTTCTCTTCAATCTGTAGGGATGTATAACAAATACTCTAGATTTTTAGCGAAAGTAGGTTACTGGTTTGCAGTTGTAGTTCCAGCACTTTTCGTAATTATCGCTTTATTTCATCATTTCAATAATTAA
- the mce gene encoding methylmalonyl-CoA epimerase — MVNKIEHIGIAVKNMDDANVLFEKMLGVPSYKMEAVESEGVLTSFFQTGNNKIELLVATNPESPIAKFLEKKGEGIHHIAFDVDDIEAEIARLKNEGFVLINETPKKGADNKLVVFLHPKNTNGVLVELCQEIK; from the coding sequence ATGGTAAACAAAATAGAACATATCGGAATTGCAGTAAAAAATATGGACGATGCCAATGTTTTGTTCGAAAAAATGCTTGGCGTTCCGTCTTATAAAATGGAAGCTGTAGAAAGCGAAGGCGTCTTAACGTCTTTTTTTCAAACGGGAAATAATAAAATCGAACTTTTGGTGGCGACCAATCCAGAAAGTCCAATTGCTAAATTTTTGGAGAAAAAAGGCGAAGGAATCCATCACATTGCTTTTGATGTTGATGATATCGAGGCTGAAATTGCCAGATTAAAAAACGAAGGTTTTGTCTTGATTAACGAAACTCCAAAGAAAGGAGCCGATAATAAATTGGTCGTTTTTCTGCATCCAAAGAACACAAATGGCGTTTTGGTAGAGCTTTGCCAAGAAATTAAATAA
- a CDS encoding Ig-like domain-containing protein, which yields MLKNTLKYIAFIILISMISCAKRGSITGGLKDTLPPVLVSSVPKNFTTDFKGNTITLNFDEYIKLKNTNKQLIISPPLKNEPQITPSTVSKFVKIELRDTLLPNTTYSLNFGQAIQDNNEGNALNQFKYIFSTGPHIDSLKLNGRIKDAYGKYVDNFVSVMLYEVNDKFKDSTIYKEFPRYITNTLDSMRTFQFENLKEGKYLLVALKDKGSNNKFNPKDDKIGFLKNYITVPSDTVYELELFKETLPLKAFKPIQASGNRLYLPYEGKQNFKNSKPKITLKNGSEVLETIVTQFPKKDSLQVWYKPIKADSLSMEVEKGSYNKKFSFKIKALKKDTLNIKAIQNGVINFRERFTLETETPLVKFDKSKIRLVNKDSVAVPYTTEYDEFEQKLYVDFKKEPLDKYSFTFLPGALTDFYEKTNDTLSYKLSTKEYADYGNIILNLKNVKRFPIIVELTNKKGDVVLAEGYSEGATTLEFNLLQPDVFTVRIIYDDNKNKQYDTGNFLEKKYSEEVFYNQEEFDVRANWDRNETIDLSIPFNPEVEKKQDDKKRKDAEKKRKAF from the coding sequence ATGTTGAAAAACACTCTAAAATACATTGCATTTATAATTTTAATATCAATGATAAGCTGCGCCAAAAGAGGCAGCATTACCGGCGGTTTAAAAGATACTTTGCCTCCTGTTTTAGTATCTAGCGTTCCTAAAAATTTTACAACCGATTTTAAAGGAAACACGATCACTTTAAATTTTGACGAATACATCAAACTTAAAAACACCAATAAACAGCTGATTATTTCGCCCCCTTTAAAAAACGAGCCGCAAATCACGCCTTCGACTGTCAGTAAATTTGTAAAAATTGAACTTCGAGACACTTTGCTGCCAAACACTACTTATAGTTTAAATTTCGGACAAGCAATTCAAGATAATAATGAAGGAAATGCTTTAAATCAGTTCAAATACATCTTCTCAACAGGACCGCATATTGATTCGCTCAAATTAAACGGAAGAATCAAAGATGCTTACGGAAAGTATGTTGACAATTTTGTTTCTGTGATGCTTTACGAAGTAAATGACAAGTTTAAAGATTCTACCATTTACAAAGAATTTCCGCGTTACATTACCAACACTTTGGATAGTATGAGAACTTTTCAGTTTGAAAATCTAAAAGAAGGAAAATATCTTTTGGTTGCTTTAAAAGACAAAGGATCAAACAATAAATTTAATCCGAAAGATGATAAAATCGGTTTTTTAAAAAACTACATTACAGTTCCGTCAGATACTGTCTATGAGTTGGAATTGTTTAAGGAAACGCTTCCGCTAAAGGCCTTCAAACCTATTCAGGCTTCTGGAAACCGTTTGTATCTTCCGTATGAAGGGAAACAGAATTTCAAAAATTCAAAACCAAAAATTACGCTTAAAAACGGCAGCGAAGTTTTGGAAACCATTGTAACTCAATTTCCTAAAAAAGATTCGCTTCAAGTTTGGTATAAGCCAATAAAAGCAGACTCATTATCGATGGAGGTTGAGAAAGGAAGCTATAATAAAAAGTTTTCGTTCAAAATTAAAGCCTTAAAAAAAGACACTTTAAATATCAAAGCGATACAAAACGGCGTGATTAATTTTAGAGAGCGTTTTACATTGGAAACCGAAACGCCATTGGTAAAATTTGACAAATCTAAAATCAGATTGGTTAACAAGGATTCTGTTGCTGTGCCTTATACCACAGAATATGACGAGTTTGAGCAGAAACTTTATGTTGATTTCAAAAAAGAGCCTCTAGACAAGTATAGCTTCACTTTCTTGCCTGGCGCTTTGACCGATTTTTACGAAAAAACAAACGACACTTTATCGTACAAACTCAGCACTAAAGAATATGCCGATTACGGAAATATTATACTGAATCTGAAAAATGTAAAGCGTTTTCCTATCATTGTAGAATTGACCAACAAAAAAGGAGATGTTGTTTTAGCCGAAGGATATTCTGAAGGCGCAACAACACTAGAATTCAATTTGCTGCAGCCCGACGTTTTTACAGTCCGAATTATCTACGACGACAACAAAAACAAACAGTACGATACTGGTAATTTCTTAGAGAAAAAATATTCTGAAGAAGTGTTTTACAATCAGGAAGAATTTGATGTTCGCGCCAATTGGGATCGAAACGAAACCATCGACTTGAGTATTCCGTTTAATCCAGAAGTGGAGAAAAAACAAGACGATAAAAAGAGAAAAGACGCAGAAAAGAAACGGAAAGCTTTCTAA
- a CDS encoding succinate dehydrogenase/fumarate reductase iron-sulfur subunit yields MKLTLKIWRQKNAQDKGGIVEYPIDGIEPDMSFLEMLDVLNEDLINKGQEPVAFDHDCREGICGMCSLFINGEAHGPDRGVTTCQLHMRMFKDGDTIFIEPFRAKAFPVIKDLVVDRSSFDRIQHAGGFISVNTSGNTIDANTIPVPKADADKSFDAAACIGCGACVATCKNSSAMLFVSAKVSQYTLLPQGKVEATDRVLNMVHQMDLEGFGNCTNTGACEIECPKGISLENIARMNREYLAASLKG; encoded by the coding sequence ATGAAACTTACATTAAAAATATGGCGTCAGAAAAACGCCCAAGATAAAGGAGGGATTGTAGAATATCCTATCGATGGAATCGAACCAGATATGTCTTTCCTTGAAATGTTAGACGTTCTTAACGAAGATCTAATCAACAAAGGACAAGAGCCTGTAGCATTTGACCACGATTGCCGCGAGGGAATCTGCGGAATGTGTTCTTTATTCATCAACGGTGAAGCGCACGGACCAGATAGAGGTGTTACGACTTGTCAGTTGCATATGCGTATGTTTAAAGATGGCGATACAATTTTTATCGAGCCATTTAGAGCAAAAGCTTTCCCAGTAATTAAAGATTTAGTAGTTGACAGAAGTTCTTTTGATAGAATCCAGCACGCTGGAGGATTTATTTCTGTAAACACTTCAGGAAACACAATCGATGCGAATACTATTCCAGTTCCAAAAGCTGATGCAGATAAGTCATTTGATGCTGCTGCTTGTATTGGTTGCGGAGCTTGTGTTGCAACTTGTAAAAACTCTTCAGCAATGTTATTCGTTTCTGCAAAAGTTTCTCAATATACATTATTGCCACAAGGTAAAGTGGAAGCAACTGATCGTGTATTAAACATGGTTCACCAAATGGATTTAGAAGGTTTCGGTAACTGTACAAACACGGGAGCTTGTGAAATCGAATGTCCAAAAGGAATTTCGCTTGAAAATATCGCACGTATGAACCGTGAGTATTTAGCAGCAAGCTTGAAAGGATAA